The following DNA comes from Triticum aestivum cultivar Chinese Spring chromosome 3D, IWGSC CS RefSeq v2.1, whole genome shotgun sequence.
agaacaacaattattctttgacttaaatgaataaccgtattgcaataaacatgatcaaatcatattcatgctcaacgcaaacgccaaataacatttatttaggttcaacactaatcccgaaagtatagggagtgtgcgatgatgatcatatcaatcttggaaccacttccaacacacatcgtcacttcacccttaactagtctctattcattctgcaactcccgtttcatgttactaattttagcaactgaaaccggtatcaaatacccaggggttgctatgaacactagtaaagtacacatcaataatctatatatcaaatatacctttgttcactatgccatccttcttatccgccaagtatctagggcagttccacttccaatgaccatttcctttgtagcagaagcactcagtttcaggcttgggtcttgctttgggcttcttcatgggagtggcaacttgcttgccattcttcttgaagtttcctttctttcccttgcccttttacttgaaactagtggtcttgtcaaccatcaacacttgatgcttttcttgatttctaccttcgctgatttcaacatcgcgaagagctcgggaatcgttttcgtcatcccttacatattatagttcatcacgaagttctagtaacttggtgatagtgactagagaactctgtcaatcactatcttatctggaagattaactcccacttgattcaagcgattgtagtacccagacaatctgagcacatgctcactgattgagctattctcctccatcttgtaggcaaagtactgtcagaggtctcatacctcttgacacgggcatgagtatgaaatactaatttcaactcttggaacatcttatatgctccatggcgttcaaaacatttttgaagtcccggttctaagccataaagcatggtgcactaaactatcaagtagtcatcataccgagcttgtcaaaacgttcataacgtctgcatctgctcctgcaatagttctgtcacctagcggtgcatcaaggacataatttttctgtgcagcaatgaggaaaatcctcagatcacggaccaagtccgcatcattgctactatctttcaacttatatttctctaggaacatataaaaaataaatgggaagctacatcacgagctattgatctacaacatagatatgctaatactaccaggactaagttcatgataaattaaagttcaattaatcatattacttaagaacttccacttagatagacatccctcgagttatCTAAAtgttcacgtgatccaaatcaactaaaccatgtccgatcatcacgtgagatggagtagctttcaatggtgaacatcactatgttgatcatatctactatatgattcacgttcgacctttcggtctcagtgttccgaggccatatctgcatatgctaggctcgtcaagtttaaccgagtattctgcgtgtgcaaaactggcttgcacccgttgtatgtgaacgtagagcttatcacacccgatcatcacgtgatgtctcggcacgacgaactgtcgcaacggtgcatactcagggagaacacatataccttgaaatttagtgagggatcatcttataatgctaccgccgtactaagcaaaataagatgcataaaggataaacatcacatgcaatcaaaaaatatgtgacatgatatggccatcatcatcttgtgcctttgatctccatatccaaagcatcgtcatgatctccatcgtcaccggcatgacatcatgatccccatcatcttgatctatatcaacgtGTCattacatggtcgtctcgccaattattgcttttgcgactattgctatcgcatagcgataaagtaaagcaattatatggcgcttgcatcttatgcaataaagaaacaaccataaggctcctgccagttgccgataacttcaacaaaacatgaacatctcatacaacaatttatatctcatcacgtcttgaccatatcacatcacaacatgccctgcaaaaacaagttagacgccctctactttgttgttgcaagttttacgtggctgctacgggcttagcaagaaccgttcttaccttcgcatcaaaaccacaacgatttttcatcaagtgtgttgttttaaccttcaacaaggaccgggcgtagccacactcgattcaactaaagctggagaaacagacacccaccagccacctgtgtgcgaagcacgtcggtagaaccagtctcatgaacgcggtcatgtaatgtcggtctgggccgcttcatccaacaataccgccgaatcaaagtatgacattgctggtaagcagtatggctattatcgcccacaactctttgtgttctactcgtgcatataacatctacgcatagacctggctcggatgccactattggggaacgcagtaatttcaaaatatttcctacgatcacgcaagatctatctaggagaagcatagcaacgagtgggaagagtgtgtccacgtaccctcgtagaccgaaagcggaagcgtttagtaacgcggttgatgtagtcgaatgtcttcacgatccaaccgatccaagtgatccaagtaccgaacgtacggcaccttcgtgttcagcacacgttcagcacgatgacgtccctcgagctcttgatccagttgaggacgagggagagttccgtcagcacgacggcgtggcgatggtgatgatgaagttaccggcgcaaggcttcacctaagcactacgacgatatgactgaggtgttaactgtggaggggggcgccgcacacggctagaaaCAATTGATGTAtcttctaggggtgccctcccaacgtatataaaggagggagagggagggaggcagcctagggcgcacctaagtaggaggaatcctacttgggcccctagtccaattcggccccccttaccatatttggacaagggggaaaggaaggaggggggaggggaaggaagtaggagtcctacttcatactttccttttcctcctctcctttccctttctccccacgtggctggccctatagggggtgcaccagccccttgtgggctggtgtgttcccttacttggcccattaagcccatatctttgccgggggttgcccggaaccccttccggtgacccggtatcacccgaaacacttccggtgtccggatatagccttccaatatatgaatctttacctctcgaccatttcgagactcctcgtcatgtccgtgatctcatccgggactccgaacaaacttcggtcatcaaatcacataactcataatacaaatcgtcatcgaacgttaagcttgcggaccctaccggttcgagaactatgtagacatgaccgagacacatctccggtcaataaccaatagcggaagctggatgctcatattggctcctacatattctacgaagatctttatcggtcaaaccgcataacaacatacgttgttccctttgtcatcggtatgttacttgcccgagatttgatcgtcggtatcatcatacctagttcaatctcgttaccggcaagtctctttactcgttccataatgcatcaccccgcaactaactcattagtcacattgcttgcaaggtttatagtgatgtgcattaccgagagggcccagatattcctctccgatacacggagtgacaaatcctaatcttgatctatgctaactcaataaacaccttcggagacacctgtagagcatctttataatcacccagttacgttgtgacgtttgatagcacacaaggtgtttctccggtattcgggagttgcataatctcatagtctgaggaacatgtataagtcatgaagaaagcagtagcaatgaaactgtaacgatcataatgctaagctaacgaatgggtcttttccatcacatcattctcctaatgatgtgatcccgttcatcaaacgacaacacatgtctatggttaggaaacataaccatctttgataaacgagctagtcaagtagaggcatactagggacacttatgttttgtctatgtattcacacatgtactaagtttccggttaatacaattctagcatgaataataaacatttatcatgaaataaggaaataaataataactttattattgcctctagggcatatttccttcaagtccaACGATGTGATCGGCGGTGCACATGGCCGGGGTAATGTTCGATGATATTGATAGCTTGTTGCAACCATGGCGGCGCAATGTAGGTTCATGGTGTATTGTCTCGGGCCAGTGTTCATGCCAAGATTTACCATCGACAAACACTTGCACCAGAGGCATGGGATCACCAAAGAGTCTGCATGAGATTTTGGCGGCACCATCTCTTCTTACCGTTTGAGCTGCAAGTGATGTCACTCCAACGTCGACGGAGGTTCTGGTTCCGCGGACGGTCTTTGGCAGGCCGCTTTGTGTCGCGTTTAGTCTGAGTGGCCGTGTCCACATACGGAGCGCGTGTGCTTGCACCATCTTCTTTTGGCTCAACACCTGCTCGGCATGCTCGTTGCTCTTTTTTTCACTTTCTTTTTGTTTTTTATCCGCCTTGGCATAGTTTCGGTCATGTATGACTTTGCTAATTGCTGGTGTGATTTTTGTGTGCGTGTGTCCGTGTTAattgtgtgcatcctaactatgcagatGCCAGGTGTATGCTCTTTATGTTTGTATCCCTTTGATGCTCTGTATTGAGCCAATAAAATCCACCTTTTGtcgaaaaagaaaatgaaaagttgcCCATGTCCAgcaattgtgtcatgctatccagagaagttaccgtaatTTCATTAATTGACATGCTCCATCATAGAGAGTGCCTTGTATCATTCGCTCGGGACGGTGCACTATAACGAACTGTTTTCTTCATCGACCAACCATAATCTAACCAAAACATATTTACATTAAACAAACCGCAAATGAAATTGCATCAGGCTACTTGATCTAATTGAATGTCTCTCAGTTAAATACGTAACACTAGAACAGATGGTATCACAACAGATACATGTAGGAGTATATGTACTCATCTATCGCCACTGAAATGAATCACTATATGATTGCAGGCTGGGGATCATAGGTAACTTCTAGCCTGCAAAATTACGGGTCGTCGGGGTGGCAAGTGGGGCATCTGGCCGCGTTCCAAACTTTCAGCTGCGccctgacggaacagaggaggcggccatgtGCTGAACCCAGTAGTCGGCCAAGAACGTCTTGGCGGCGTCGAGGCTGGGGAAGTAGGGCGGCTCGAGGAACATCTGCGACAGCGGGTCCGTCCCCTCCGCCGGCACGAACAGCGCCCGGTTGCCCGACGCCTCCGCCGTGCCACACACCGCCGCCACGACCTGCCGGTACGCGAAGAAGAACCTCCGCACGGCCACCTCCACGGCCTGGAAAGCCTGCAGCAGCTCGATCTTGCCGGCGTCCTCGCCTTCGCCGCGCCTCCGGCCGTGGTACAGCCTCATGGCCGCCTCCTGCACCCTCGGCCCGCCATTGGGGTCCACCTCGACGCCGATCACCCACGGCACCAGCTTCTTGATGTCCCTCGTGGCGTTCGCGGCGTGCAGCAGCGCTCTGGACCGGAAGCAGAAGGACGCGTCGGTGCCGTCCGGCGCCGACCGTATCGCCAGCTGGCTCTTGAGCCGCAGGAAGTCGTCCGGGTCCATGAGCAGGTGCAGGTCCTCGATGTCGGCGAGCAGCTTCCAGATCCGCTCCAGGATCCAGCAGtcgctcgccgccgcctcccagtCCTTCGCTTCGATCCGGCTGTTCAGGCGGGTGAGAAGCTGAGACGCCGCGCACAGCCAGGATTCAAGAATCTGGTGGATGGTGAAGAGCGCCTCGTTCTCCCGGTTGCGGTAGCCGGTCTTGGGCTCCGGCGCCACCCTGGGCTTGAGGGCGTGCAGCTCGTGCGGCTGCACGACGCGGTCGTACTCCAGCACCGGCTTGCCGGCGAGGTTGGGCTCGCCGAGGCCGAGGGAGAAGGCGCAGCCCTGCATCTGGCTCTCGATGGCGTACTTGATCTTGGCCGCCAGGGTCTCCGACTTGTCCCACGCGGCGAGGCGCGGGAGCAGGCTGGACTCGCTGGCGTGACACACCACCGCGGCGGTGCTCCCCGGCAGCTGCCACACCTCCGAGGCGCTCCGCTCCCGGGGGAGCACGCCCTCGGACGCGCTCAGCTCGGCCAGCGGCGCGCCCCGGTCCCCCTCGCAGAGCgcggccaccacctccacctcccgcGCGGCGAGCGACTCGAGCCGCCGCGCCAGCTCGCGGCGGCTGGCGTAGCCCCGCGGGTCGGAGAGCGCGACGGACACGAAGCGGAAGGTGATCTCCAGCGCCTGCAGCGCGGGCTTGACCAGGCCCTCGTCGGGCC
Coding sequences within:
- the LOC123079797 gene encoding nematode resistance protein-like HSPRO1 yields the protein MATTKLSPLSPVRPDDKRRAPAASVVLKVQDSSAAEAYEQYLRLPELSRLWKAACCPGWPDEGLVKPALQALEITFRFVSVALSDPRGYASRRELARRLESLAAREVEVVAALCEGDRGAPLAELSASEGVLPRERSASEVWQLPGSTAAVVCHASESSLLPRLAAWDKSETLAAKIKYAIESQMQGCAFSLGLGEPNLAGKPVLEYDRVVQPHELHALKPRVAPEPKTGYRNRENEALFTIHQILESWLCAASQLLTRLNSRIEAKDWEAAASDCWILERIWKLLADIEDLHLLMDPDDFLRLKSQLAIRSAPDGTDASFCFRSRALLHAANATRDIKKLVPWVIGVEVDPNGGPRVQEAAMRLYHGRRRGEGEDAGKIELLQAFQAVEVAVRRFFFAYRQVVAAVCGTAEASGNRALFVPAEGTDPLSQMFLEPPYFPSLDAAKTFLADYWVQHMAASSVPSGRS